Proteins from a single region of Thermovirga sp.:
- a CDS encoding NAD(P)H-dependent oxidoreductase subunit E — protein sequence MVAVQAADVEEKVKKIIEPWKGVKGGLIPILQNTQHEFGYLREDAMEIISREL from the coding sequence GTGGTAGCGGTCCAAGCGGCGGACGTCGAGGAAAAAGTCAAGAAGATAATTGAACCCTGGAAGGGTGTAAAGGGAGGCCTGATCCCCATCCTCCAGAACACCCAGCATGAATTCGGTTATCTCCGGGAGGACGCGATGGAGATCATCTCCAGGGAACTCA